CCGTTTTAAGTTCTTCAGTCATTCCCGGGTTATCCGTATACTCGAGCATCAGCCGTTTGGCTCTGTTGTCCAGCGAATCGTAAACAAGAACGGAAATTCCCTGCTGCATGGCTTTGAAAACTGCGTCAGGGAGTGTGATTTTGCCGATCCGCCGGCTTTCGCATTCCATCACCAAATACAGATCGTGATTATAGCGATGGATTTCCTCGTAAAGCAAGGACTCAAACGTTTTTTGGGTAGGCTGAGCACCAAGACCGATGCAGCCAAAAACTGAACCACGGTTATTGGATAGCCCCTCAAGATCAATGACCGGATAACCCTCTTCCTTGAGTTTTTTCAGCAACTCTGTTTTTCCAGTTCCGGTATTCCCTTTCAGGACGATAACCTGATGATGAAATCCAGTCTCAAAAAATGAAACAATCGAATGCCTGTAGGCCTTGTATCCGCCAATCAGTCGAAATACCGGCAACCCCATCAGGTCAAGTACTGCCGCCAAAGACTTGCTTCTCATACCTCCGCGCCAGCAAAATAGCAGAATGGGTCTTTTTTCGGCAGCTTCCTCAACTTGTTTATATAAATCCGGCAGTTTTCGGCTAACAATCTCTAACCCGATATCTCTGGCTTTTTGGGGAGACTCTTTCGTATATATCGTTCCAATGACGGCTCTCTCTTCATTATTGAAGATCGGTATGTTTACCGCTCCGGGAATCGTTCCTTCCTCAAATTCGTTTTCTGACCTCACATCTATATATAATGCATCTGATAGCTCAGAACATTCATCGATGGAAATTTCACGCAGCATATTCTTCCCCAATCTTTTTTATTCTACAGTATTTTAACTAATCCTTCCTGAAATTAACCAAAAAGCGCAAATAGTTGGTAATTATGACTAAGAATTTAAGTTTTTCCCGAATTTTTGTTCAAATTGGCCCTTGGTCAACAAAACTTCCCTGGGTTTCGAGCCTTCATGTTGGCCGACAACCCCTTTTTCTTCAAGCATATCAACGATTCTGGCCGCCCTGGAATAGCCAATCTTTAGTCTGCGCTGAAGCAGGGACACGGATGCCGTATTGCTCTCCATAAAGATGTTCGCAGCCTTGTAGAAAAGCTCATCTTCCGGCTCCTCAGAATTTCCGGAACTCAAGCTCACTTCCGGAATTTCAAAATACTCCGGCTTGGCCTGTTCCAGCAGATAATCGACAATATTTTTAACTTCCTTGTCTGACAGGAAACAGCCTTGGACCCGGATCGGCTTGCTGATCCCAATTGGATGATAGAGCATGTCCCCGCGGCCGAGTAGTTTTTCTGCACCGCCCATGTCCAGAATGGTTCTGGAATCGATCTGGGAAGAAACCGCAAAAGCGATCCTGGAAGGAATATTGGCTTTGATCAGACCGGTGATGACATCAACCGAGGGTCTTTGCGTCGCAACAATCAGATGAATACCTGCTGCCCTGGCCATCTGGGCCAGCCGGCAGATAGACTCCTCGACCTCTCCCGGAGCAACCATCATCAGATCGGCTAACTCGTCGATGATGACGACAACATACGGCAGCGGCTTCGATTCAGTATCCTTTTTTTCACTTACAAGGAAGTTATACCTGACGATATCACGAACTCCGGAAGCTGCAAAAAGTTCATATCTTGTCTCCATTTCGGTAACAATCCACTTCAAAGCTCCGGCAGCCCTCTGGGGCTCTGTTACCACAGGAGAGATCAAATGTGGGATTCCATTGTAATTGGCCAGTTCAACAACTTTGGGATCAATCAGCAACAGTTTTACTTCATCCGGTTTTGCTTTATAAACGATACTTCCGATAATCGTATTGATGCAAACCGATTTTCCTGCTCCGGTCGCTCCGGCAATCAGTAGGTGCGGCATTCTCGTCAGATCACCGATAATCGGCGTGCCAGTGATATCTTTGCCGAGCGCCAAACTAAGCTTGCTTGGTGAGTCCTGAAAATCTTCCGTTTCCAGCACTTCCCGGAAATGAACAATGGCAATCTCCTTATTCGGGACCTCTATCCCAACTGCAGACTTTCCCGGGATCGGCGCTTCCATCCGCACATCGGAGGCTGCCAGGCTCAGTGCAATATCATCTGAAAGGCTGGTAATTTTACTGACTTTGACACCGGGCGCAGGCTGCACCTCGTAGCGGGTAATCGTCGGCCCCTGTGTGACTCTGGTAACTTTGACCCTGACCCCAAAACTGGCTAGCGTATCTTCCAGCAGACGGACATTATCGGCAATATCCTTGCCGCTTTTTTGGCCTTTTTTCATTGATTTATGAACAAGATTCAAAGGCGGCAGCCTGTAATGTTCATTCTTCTCGGTCTGTCTGGAAATAGGCGTCCCGGTAAGCTTGCCCGGCGGTGCCGCTGTGGTTTCCCTGCCTCCTGCATAATCTCCTATATTTCCAGCCTTTCTTTCAGCTAAATCATCCATCCTTGTGTTGATCAGGTAATGATCCGTTTCCGGCTGCGGAACCAGCTTGCTTTTTTTATTCCGTTCTTCTCCACGATTCCGTTCTTCCCCAAAAATTTCGATCACCGGGTTACCCTGCTTTGAATCGAAATAATCATCCGGGGTTAAGGACTTTACAGGCTCACCTTTCTTTGCTGCGGCAAACATGCTGTTCCGGTCATCCTCTTTGCGCTCCTGTCTTTCTTGGCGTCCGTCCGCCAGTACCTGCAGAAAATCCCTGATGTGGCGGTCGACCATCTGTGCAAAATTGGCTGTGAGAGACAACAGGTCTTTGACCGTCCCGACCATAGAGCGGTTCATTGCCAGGATAGCCCCGATTAAAGCTAATACTGCCAGAATCACATAACCACCTGTCACGCCGACCAGCATGACCAGCATAATACTGATCACCGCGCCAAGAAGGCCACCTCCTAATCCTGCTTTGCCAAGCTCAAGCAGCCCTGCAGTATCATACGCAGCAGATGACCCGAGATGCAGGAATCCTTCCGCTACAAGCCATAACAAAATCACACCGGTTGTTCTGGACTTCATACTTTTCCGGTTGTTGCTCATCAGACTGATCCCAATGACTCCGAGAATGATAAAAATTCCGACACTTCCATCGCCTGCCGCAATCCTGAGTGCTTTGACAATATGCGTGACAATAGCACCCTTGCTGTTGGAATAGAGCATGACAAACCCCAGACAGGCCAAACCCATCACCAGGATTCCAATAATTTCATTTCGAATCGTATCATGAACGGACTGTCTTTTTTTACGTGACCCCCGTCGGTTCTTTTTTGTCGCCTTCGTCGCCAATGTTTCTAACCCCCAGCTTTTCATTACAACAGTAA
Above is a genomic segment from Dehalobacter sp. 12DCB1 containing:
- a CDS encoding DNA translocase FtsK, with protein sequence MKSWGLETLATKATKKNRRGSRKKRQSVHDTIRNEIIGILVMGLACLGFVMLYSNSKGAIVTHIVKALRIAAGDGSVGIFIILGVIGISLMSNNRKSMKSRTTGVILLWLVAEGFLHLGSSAAYDTAGLLELGKAGLGGGLLGAVISIMLVMLVGVTGGYVILAVLALIGAILAMNRSMVGTVKDLLSLTANFAQMVDRHIRDFLQVLADGRQERQERKEDDRNSMFAAAKKGEPVKSLTPDDYFDSKQGNPVIEIFGEERNRGEERNKKSKLVPQPETDHYLINTRMDDLAERKAGNIGDYAGGRETTAAPPGKLTGTPISRQTEKNEHYRLPPLNLVHKSMKKGQKSGKDIADNVRLLEDTLASFGVRVKVTRVTQGPTITRYEVQPAPGVKVSKITSLSDDIALSLAASDVRMEAPIPGKSAVGIEVPNKEIAIVHFREVLETEDFQDSPSKLSLALGKDITGTPIIGDLTRMPHLLIAGATGAGKSVCINTIIGSIVYKAKPDEVKLLLIDPKVVELANYNGIPHLISPVVTEPQRAAGALKWIVTEMETRYELFAASGVRDIVRYNFLVSEKKDTESKPLPYVVVIIDELADLMMVAPGEVEESICRLAQMARAAGIHLIVATQRPSVDVITGLIKANIPSRIAFAVSSQIDSRTILDMGGAEKLLGRGDMLYHPIGISKPIRVQGCFLSDKEVKNIVDYLLEQAKPEYFEIPEVSLSSGNSEEPEDELFYKAANIFMESNTASVSLLQRRLKIGYSRAARIVDMLEEKGVVGQHEGSKPREVLLTKGQFEQKFGKNLNS
- the mnmH gene encoding tRNA 2-selenouridine(34) synthase MnmH; the protein is MLREISIDECSELSDALYIDVRSENEFEEGTIPGAVNIPIFNNEERAVIGTIYTKESPQKARDIGLEIVSRKLPDLYKQVEEAAEKRPILLFCWRGGMRSKSLAAVLDLMGLPVFRLIGGYKAYRHSIVSFFETGFHHQVIVLKGNTGTGKTELLKKLKEEGYPVIDLEGLSNNRGSVFGCIGLGAQPTQKTFESLLYEEIHRYNHDLYLVMECESRRIGKITLPDAVFKAMQQGISVLVYDSLDNRAKRLMLEYTDNPGMTEELKTALDRLTKRLGRKKIDQLYDFLQKQAYEDFARYLIMEYYDQLYGYPNQESEGYDLCVSQESMLLSLKTLKQFLNERFA